The following proteins are encoded in a genomic region of Betaproteobacteria bacterium:
- a CDS encoding IS630 family transposase, with translation MSYTCARRYAMRPSGSPEELERRRLRAIALLDEGVLPSEVARRLGVDRRSVRRWKAAARKHGEAGVQARPAPGRPSKLSARRKRSLEALLLKGPLAAGFGTDLWTCPRIAEVIKQRFGIEYHVDHVGRLLHDLGWSPQKPARRAVERDEHEIRRWVREDWPRVKKTPGGARRQSSS, from the coding sequence ATGTCCTATACTTGCGCTCGGAGGTACGCCATGAGGCCGAGCGGAAGTCCAGAAGAGTTGGAACGCCGACGCTTGCGCGCAATCGCGCTGCTCGACGAGGGCGTGTTGCCCTCCGAGGTGGCACGGCGCCTCGGCGTAGATCGACGCAGCGTGCGGCGCTGGAAGGCGGCAGCGCGCAAGCATGGCGAAGCCGGCGTGCAGGCGCGCCCCGCACCGGGGCGACCCTCCAAGCTCAGTGCCAGGCGCAAACGTAGCCTTGAAGCGCTGCTTCTCAAGGGGCCACTGGCCGCCGGCTTTGGCACCGACCTTTGGACCTGTCCGCGCATCGCCGAGGTGATCAAACAACGCTTCGGGATTGAGTACCACGTCGATCATGTCGGGCGATTGCTGCATGATTTGGGCTGGAGTCCGCAGAAGCCGGCACGCCGTGCCGTGGAGCGCGATGAGCATGAGATCCGCCGCTGGGTTCGAGAGGACTGGCCGCGGGTAAAAAAAACGCCTGGCGGCGCGCGGCGGCAATCGTCTTCATAG
- a CDS encoding transposase yields the protein MIRWQRAGWSLFWRWKSRPGRPRIPVELRVLIRRMARENPVWGEERIASELLVKLGIQISPRTVRKYMPKRSDGQPRGDQRWATFLKNHARAIVACDFFVAVTATFRMVYVFVVIEQGSRRLVRVDVTAHPSAEWTLQQLREVVGYEDRYRYLIHDRDSIFAKHLDESIKALGLSVLKSPPRCPKANSVCERVIGTIRRECLDWLIPISQRHLRLILKDWVEHYNRGRPHSALGPSVPDPPADLDAIPTAQSRHRLAAGTLVLAKSVLGGLHHEYSLAMAPTSA from the coding sequence ATGATCCGATGGCAACGTGCGGGCTGGAGCTTGTTCTGGAGATGGAAGTCCCGGCCTGGCCGACCGAGGATTCCCGTCGAGTTACGCGTATTGATCCGCAGGATGGCTCGGGAGAACCCGGTATGGGGTGAGGAGCGAATCGCCAGCGAGTTGTTGGTGAAATTGGGAATACAGATTTCGCCACGGACCGTGCGGAAGTACATGCCGAAGCGGTCGGACGGTCAGCCGCGTGGCGATCAGCGCTGGGCTACATTTCTGAAGAATCACGCAAGAGCGATCGTGGCGTGCGATTTCTTTGTTGCGGTCACCGCGACCTTTCGAATGGTCTACGTTTTCGTTGTCATCGAGCAAGGTAGCCGCCGGCTGGTGCGTGTCGATGTGACCGCGCACCCGAGCGCAGAATGGACCCTGCAGCAATTGCGGGAGGTGGTTGGCTACGAGGATCGCTACCGCTATTTGATTCACGACCGGGACAGCATTTTCGCAAAGCACCTGGACGAGTCGATCAAGGCGCTGGGTCTCAGCGTGCTGAAATCACCACCACGCTGTCCGAAGGCGAATTCGGTATGCGAGAGAGTGATCGGAACGATACGTCGAGAGTGCCTCGACTGGCTGATCCCGATATCTCAGCGGCATTTGCGCTTAATCCTGAAAGATTGGGTGGAACATTACAACCGTGGGCGACCGCATAGCGCGTTGGGTCCTAGTGTGCCGGATCCTCCAGCGGATCTTGACGCGATACCGACGGCTCAATCCCGGCATCGATTGGCGGCGGGCACACTCGTGCTCGCGAAATCGGTTCTGGGTGGGCTGCATCACGAGTATTCGTTGGCGATGGCGCCGACGAGCGCATGA
- a CDS encoding PEP-CTERM sorting domain-containing protein encodes MLRQSWCQMVAGAALLASFQVSTAVAALLAYDPFGVGGGPADYVAGSDATGVNVLAGQNPAIGPTAFYAGGWIQSGGDAQAVRDVGSLAYPNFPNAGGLVTDAVQFNCCSFGRSGREIAGGLGFGRDRRTIYQSFLIDFGTQGTDDPTQFGKRAYEMWNGGIGDSFLAVDLFVNSFSGVTDLTLQVTTPSGTQSQLVNGGGLTLDALAGTHLFVFRFDFTPMDSVNPLATTADDDRLLVYLDPTTSVESDYTPAAQIAINNSDLFITHHGAITNFTFSGGGHCPGKFDEVRWGDIFADVTPFGQNGNAGFTDCKVVDVPEPASLGLLAAGLFGLILGRRRATRCLGCRG; translated from the coding sequence ATGTTGCGACAGTCGTGGTGTCAGATGGTAGCCGGTGCGGCGCTGCTCGCGTCATTTCAGGTATCGACGGCAGTTGCCGCCCTGCTGGCATACGATCCTTTCGGAGTAGGGGGCGGACCCGCCGATTACGTGGCCGGAAGCGATGCGACCGGTGTGAACGTACTCGCTGGCCAGAATCCCGCCATCGGCCCGACCGCTTTTTATGCTGGGGGTTGGATACAGTCCGGGGGAGATGCCCAGGCAGTCAGAGATGTCGGGAGTCTCGCCTATCCCAACTTTCCTAATGCAGGAGGACTGGTCACCGACGCGGTCCAGTTCAACTGCTGCTCGTTCGGCCGTTCGGGACGAGAAATCGCAGGAGGACTCGGTTTCGGGCGCGATCGGCGGACTATCTACCAGAGCTTTCTGATCGATTTCGGAACGCAAGGCACCGACGACCCCACGCAATTCGGGAAACGGGCTTACGAGATGTGGAACGGCGGCATAGGCGATTCGTTCCTTGCCGTCGATCTCTTCGTCAATTCTTTCTCGGGCGTAACAGACCTCACGCTGCAGGTGACAACGCCGAGCGGCACCCAATCGCAGCTGGTGAATGGGGGCGGCCTGACGCTCGATGCACTGGCCGGCACACACCTCTTCGTTTTCCGGTTCGATTTCACCCCCATGGACTCTGTGAATCCACTGGCGACCACGGCCGATGACGATCGGCTGTTGGTATATCTCGATCCCACGACCTCGGTCGAGAGCGATTACACGCCGGCGGCGCAGATCGCGATCAACAACTCGGATCTCTTCATCACCCACCACGGTGCGATAACGAACTTCACGTTCTCCGGTGGCGGTCACTGTCCCGGCAAGTTCGACGAGGTGCGGTGGGGCGATATCTTTGCCGACGTGACGCCATTCGGTCAAAACGGCAATGCGGGCTTTACAGACTGCAAGGTCGTCGATGTACCCGAGCCGGCTTCGTTGGGCTTGCTGGCCGCGGGCCTTTTCGGCCTGATTCTGGGACGCCGCCGCGCGACGCGCTGCCTTGGTTGCCGCGGTTGA